In the genome of Limnothrix sp. FACHB-406, one region contains:
- the chlG gene encoding chlorophyll synthase ChlG — MTTEPNTEAIETPTPAEDSGSKARQMLGMKGAASGETNIWKIRLQLMKPITWIPLIWGVVCGAASSGHYEWTLENFLKSALCMLMSGPLLTGYTQTINDYYDREIDAINEPYRPIPSGAISIPQVVTQILVLLFGGIGVAYILDRWAGHEFPVITVLAIGGSIVSYIYSAPPLKLKQNGWLGNYALGASYIALPWWAGQALFGTLTPTVAVVTLIYSLAGLGIAIVNDFKSVEGDRTLGLKSLPVMFGIGTAAWICVAMIDTFQIGIAGYLVSLHENLYASILGLLIIPQIVFQDMYFLRDPLKNDVKYQASAQPFLVLGMLVAGLAMGHAGI; from the coding sequence ATGACCACCGAACCCAACACCGAGGCGATCGAAACGCCCACCCCCGCCGAAGACAGCGGCTCCAAGGCCCGGCAAATGCTGGGGATGAAGGGAGCCGCCAGTGGGGAAACCAATATTTGGAAAATTCGCCTGCAATTGATGAAACCGATCACCTGGATTCCCCTGATTTGGGGCGTGGTCTGCGGGGCGGCTTCCTCGGGGCACTACGAATGGACGCTGGAGAATTTTCTGAAGTCGGCGCTCTGTATGTTGATGTCGGGGCCGTTGCTGACGGGCTACACCCAAACGATCAACGACTACTACGATCGGGAAATTGACGCGATCAACGAACCCTATCGCCCGATTCCCTCCGGCGCGATTTCGATTCCGCAGGTGGTGACGCAAATTTTGGTGTTGCTGTTCGGGGGCATCGGCGTGGCCTACATCCTCGATCGCTGGGCGGGCCACGAGTTCCCAGTCATCACGGTCTTGGCGATCGGCGGTTCGATCGTCTCCTATATCTATTCCGCGCCGCCCCTGAAGCTGAAGCAAAACGGCTGGCTCGGTAACTACGCCCTCGGCGCGAGCTATATCGCCCTGCCTTGGTGGGCGGGCCAAGCGCTGTTTGGCACCCTCACGCCGACGGTGGCGGTGGTGACGCTGATTTATAGTTTGGCGGGCTTGGGCATTGCGATCGTCAATGACTTCAAGAGCGTGGAGGGCGATCGCACCTTGGGTCTGAAGTCGCTGCCCGTGATGTTCGGGATTGGCACGGCTGCTTGGATTTGTGTGGCCATGATCGACACCTTCCAAATCGGTATTGCGGGCTATTTGGTCAGCCTGCATGAGAATTTGTACGCCTCGATTTTGGGTCTGTTGATCATTCCGCAAATCGTGTTCCAGGATATGTATTTCCTACGCGATCCGCTGAAGAATGATGTGAAATATCAAGCCAGCGCCCAGCCCTTTTTGGTATTAGGAATGTTGGTGGCTGGCCTAGCCATGGGTCACGCCGGAATTTAG